One window from the genome of Drosophila albomicans strain 15112-1751.03 chromosome 2L, ASM965048v2, whole genome shotgun sequence encodes:
- the LOC117564229 gene encoding juvenile hormone acid O-methyltransferase, producing MNQASLYQRANQVQRHDAKLILDEYSSRLQWRSDGQDSLLDVGSGSGNVLMDFVYPLLPKSYEQLVGTDISSKMVGYANNCYRRYERTQFQVLDIGCDRLPEQLKGRFDHVTSFYCLHWVQNLRVALNNIYDLLRNEGGDCLLVFLASNPVYEVYKVLHTNAKWAAYMQDVEQFISPLHTSSKPAEQFKQLLNEAGFHYKNVEVRSEVFVYEGVRTLKDNVKAICPFLERMPADLHEEFLDDFVDVVVSMNLKQQTDGDQQQQRFASPYKLVVAYARKSSTLLGNVLSEMSSTKSLKGVS from the exons ATGAACCAGGCCTCACTCTATCAGCGCGCCAACCAAGTGCAGCGTCACGATGCCAAGCTCATCTTGGATGAGTATTCCTCTCGGCTCCAATGGCGCTCCGATGGCCAGGACTCGCTGCTGGACGTGGGCTCAGGTTCAGGCAACGTGCTGATGGACTTTGTGTATCCGCTGCTGCCCAAGAGCTATGAGCAGCTGGTGGGCACCGATATCTCCAGTAAGATGGTTGGCTATGCCAACAATTGCTATCGACGCTATGAACGCACGCAGTTCCAGGTGCTCGACATTGGCTGCGATCGTTTGCCGGAACAGTTGAAAGGACGTTTCGATCATGTCACATCCTTTTATTGCCTGCATTGGGTGCAGAATCTGCGCGTGgctttgaataatatttacgATCTGTTGCGCAACGAAGGAGGCGACTGTTTGCTCGTGTTTCTCGCCTCCAATCCCGTTTACGAGGTCTACAAAGTGTTGCACACAAACGCTAAGTGGGCTGCCTATATGCAGGATGTGGAACAGTTTATATCCCCGCTGCACACAAGTTCAAAGCCCGCGGAACAATTCAAGCAGCTACTGAACGAAGCTGGCTTCCACTACAAGAACGTTGAGGTACGCAGCGAGGTTTTCGTCTACGAGGGAGTGCGCACTTTGAAAG ATAATGTCAAGGCAATTTGCCCTTTTCTGGAGCGCATGCCAGCTGACTTGCATGAAGAGTTCCTAGATGATttcgttgatgttgttgtctcAATGAATCTAAAGCAACAAACAGACGGcgatcagcagcaacaacgctTTGCATCGCCCTATAAACTGGTTGTGGCCTATGCTCGTAAGTCTTCCACTTTGTTGGGCAATGTGCTTAGTGAAATGTCGAGCACAAAGAGCCTAAAAGGTGTTAGCTAA
- the LOC117564622 gene encoding uncharacterized protein LOC117564622 → MLRQCNSYVLCTLLVIALSCLISTTHGYRYGYNRQPTTTTSTIAPPQTPKEYLDSKSSFSTFGIIAIIFTIIVLSLVFYYGIMCYPFLCRDEKKYRFMDVSSTITSATSRSIQSIENYPVDQKHHHQLA, encoded by the exons ATGTTGCGCCAATGTAATTCGTACGTGCTGTGCACACTGCTTGTTATTG CCTTGAGTTGTCTAATTTCTACGACGCATGGTTATCGTTATGGCTATAATAGGCagccaacaactacaacatcgACGATAGCGCCACCCCAGACGCCCAAGGAGTATTTGGATAGCAAATCGAGTTTTTCGACATTTGGCATTATTGCCATCATCTTTACGATTATTGTGCTCTCATTGGTGTTCTACTATGGCATTATGTGTTATCCGTTTTTGTGTCGCGACGAAAAGAAATATCGTTTCATGGACGTGTCGTCAACAATTACATCGGCAACGTCGCGATCCATTCAATCGATTGAGAATTATCCGGTGGATCAaaagcatcatcatcaacttGCCTGA
- the LOC117564621 gene encoding protein disulfide-isomerase A6 homolog produces MMQFPSASSILMLTLFSVSCVNAFYSSSDGVVELTPTNFDRLVTQDDAIWVVEFFAPWCGHCQSLVPEYKKLAKALKGVIKVGSVNADDHKELGGQFGVRGFPTIKIFGANKRSPSDYNGQRTASAIAEAALAEAKKKVNAAFGGGSGGGGGSSSGSKGDVIELTEDNFDKLVLNSDDIWLVEFFAPWCGHCKNLEPEWAKAAKELKGKVKLGALDATAHQGKAAEYNVRGYPTIKFFAAGSKRASDAQEYDGGRTASDIISWASDKHVANVPPPELLEITDESSFDSACEGKPLCVVSVLPHILDCNAKCRNKFLDTLRSLGDKFKQKQWGWAWAEGGQQPALEESLEVGGFGYPAMAVVNFKKMKFSVLKGSFSADGINEFLRDISYGRGHTAPVRGAKKPAIVSVDAWDGKDGQLPTEEDIDLSDFNMDDDVKDEL; encoded by the exons ATGATGCAATTTCCAAGTGCAT CAAGCATCTTGATGCTGACGCTGTTTTCCGTCAGCTGCGTCAATGCATTTTACTCATCCAGCGATGGCGTCGTTGAATTGACGCCCACAAATTTCGATCGCCTAGTCACACAGGACGATGCCATCTGGGTTGTGGAGTTCTTTGCTCCGTGGTGTGGTCACTGCCAGTCTCTGGTGCCCGAGTACAAGAAGCTGGCCAAGGCGCTAAAGGGTGTGATTAAAGTGGGTTCCGTCAATGCCGATGACCACAAAGAGCTGGGTGGCCAATTTGGTGTACGTGGCTTCCCCACCATCAAAATCTTTGGCGCTAACAAGCGATCCCCAAGTGATTACAACGGACAACGCACTGCCAGCGCAATTGCGGAGGCGGCTCTCGCCGAGGCCAAGAAGAAGGTGAACGCCGCATTTGGAGGTGGaagcggaggcggaggcggaagcTCGTCTGGCTCAAAGGGTGATGTCATCGAACTAACCGAAGATAACTTTGACAAACTGGTGCTCAACTCCGATGATATTTGGTTGGTGGAGTTCTTTGCTCCATGGTGCGGTCACTGCAAGAACCTCGAACCTGAATGGGCCAAGGCAGCCAAGGAGCTGAAGGGCAAGGTCAAGCTGGGTGCTCTCGATGCCACAGCTCATCAGGGCAAGGCTGCTGAATATAATGTGCGTGGTTATCCTACCATCAAGTTCTTCGCCGCCGGCTCAAAGCGTGCTAGCGATGCACAGGAATACGACGGCGGACGCACTGCCTCCGACATCATTAGCTGGGCCAGCGACAAGCATGTGGCCAATGTGCCGCCACCAGAGCTGCTAGAGATCACCGACGAATCGAGCTTCGACAGCGCCTGCGAGGGCAAGCCATTGTGTGTGGTCTCCGTGTTGCCGCACATCCTCGACTGCAATGCCAAGTGCCGCAACAAGTTCCTCGACACACTGCGTTCGCTGGGCGACAAGTTCAAGCAGAAGCAATGGGGCTGGGCCTGGGCCGAAGGTGGTCAACAGCCCGCATTGGAGGAATCGTTGGAAGTGGGCGGTTTCGGTTATCCCGCGATGGCTGTGGTCAACTTTAAGAAGATGAAATTCTCGGTGCTCAAGGGTTCATTCTCCGCCGATGGCATCAATGAGTTCCTGCGCGACATCTCATATGGACGTGGACACACGGCACCAGTGCGTGGCGCCAAGAAGCCAGCGATTGTCAGCGTCGATGCCTGGGATGGCAAGGATGGACAGCTGCCCACCGAGGAGGACATCGATCTGAGTGACTTCAACATGGACGATGATGTCAAGGATGAGCTGTAG